The Apium graveolens cultivar Ventura chromosome 10, ASM990537v1, whole genome shotgun sequence nucleotide sequence AGAGGACTAAAAATTGACTCCAAATTGTCTACTTTACTTGAAATGGAAACCTTTTCAACAAAAACAGACTACTTTACTGGCATTATATATTCAAAACAGAGAACAGCACATTTTGTCCTCTTGAATCATTTTCTACTAGGAATCATACAGAACTAAAGATAGTAATGAATGAATCTGTATTTCAATCAACATTTTCCTACGAAATCTACATTTCCGACcattatttaataaatatacaTTTTACTTGCAAGTGTATCCCTCCAGTGCGCCGTGTGAGGTTACAACATGAGCATAACTACAGTGATTTAACAGGGGAGGTAAACTGCAAACTTGACATCCAATCAATTAATCCCTTGTTCACAAGCTCTGGCACTTCATCATGGGGACAATGTCCAGCCTGGAGATTTACAACCGATGTTTTTGGATAGAACTCTTTAATGCTGATTGCCTTGGCAGGGCCTACCCAAGGGTCCAAGTCACCCCAAAGCAATAATAAGGGGCAAGAGAGATTACTCAAGACGCTGTCAAGTGTATACTTTCTTTGATTTGACATGAATCGTGTCATCAATCTGTGAACATGATGGAGAGGATGTTGACAAGTCAGCGTATAGGAGTTTTTAACAATTTAAGCTCCTACACTTAAAAACATTATGCATATCAGCAAACATACCTGTAATAGACTTCTCCTGCATTTGGGTCTGTTGCTGGCTTTATTATAGAATCCACAAGATAGTCGTCCACGTTGGTCGTATTCTTATATACCTAAAATATATATTGCATGAGATTGTTACTCTCAAAAGCAGTAAGATACATTTGTTTAGATCCATATTCTACATACAGAAAATAAGGAGAAATAAAGAGCCTTGGCATCAAATGTGAATATTTCACCTTGATATGTGATTTGATCAAAATATCATACAACAGCTACTGAAAGTAGGCCACCTAATTCAGATTTATGTGTCTGACATTTGTGCCAAGTAAGAAGGGGATATTATATGTGTTTTACAACAAACAACTACAGATTTATATGACATGGTACCCAAATAACGTCCTTAGCACATTGAGAGGAAACAATATAGAATAAAACGAAAATAAATCTTCATAGGTTTTTGtttccaaacttcaataaattATTTCACTACTCTTAAAGATGGGAAAGAATGGGAAACAAGAACCAAATGCAAAGTTTTTCCGTGTAAATACTTGACTTACACTTTTTAGGACGGATACGATACGAGCTGGTTGCTTGGCTTGCCAAAACAAAAATCCAAGAAGTACACGTTGAAAAATATCCTTTACTGGCTTCAGGATTGTAGTTTGAAAGGCTGACTCTTCGGGCTCAATGGTCTCATCAACAGGACTCCCAAACTGTCCTGCGGAGTTCAGCAATGCAACTCCTATAACTTGTTCTGGCAATGCCTCTGCTGTCAACAAAGCAGTAAATCCTCCAAGACTGAAAATTTTAACGTTTTGTCATATCGCCATCAGTTCTAGCTCACTAAATGTAGCAATTTGGTCTGTTAAATAGTTTTCTGTAAAGTTAACTGGATCCATAAAATCAAAATAACAACACTAATTGTCTTTTAGAACAGCAGTCAAGCAAAAGGAAATCTACTATTGCGAAGATAAGAGGTACTCCTGTAAATCTAAATATCAAAGAATATGTACTATCCTAATTTCAAAGACTGCATGATGAGGAGCATAAAATGATTAATTTAGTTGTTAATAACTTTATAATATTGTTTAGATAGAAGTATGttcttaattaataattatattatcTAGTTAGGAATATTTTCGAAAATAGATATATAATAATTACATATATGGTAGTAGGTAAATAATAGGTATGagttaatattaaaataatttgtttctttctatatatgattttatttagTTTTCAAGTCAATTGTCACCAAGTTTTAGGACTTCTGTATAAACAATTGTAATAGTATTTATTATCGCCAGAAAAAATTGTAACCTATTACTTAATATATACAGTTTAATTATATGAACTGAATCCCAGGATTTATTGTGTTTATTGCCGATTCTCTGGGGTGATAGGTATTTATCCCCTATTTTACCATTTACCAAACCCTTGTCTTACAAGTGGTATCAAAGTCACCATTTCTTCACCTAATCCTTAATCAAACATTTTCCCTGCAATttacaaaacaaataaaaatcacAGGAGTGACAGCCGCCAACGACCACTACCAGTAGCCCAGACTAACCAGTTACCACCAAAAAATTCCTTGGTCCCTGCAGTTTTAAAACTTAGAAAACCATTCACAGTTCCTGATTTCATAAAAACCCCCGAAGAAATTGAATCTGAGATATCTTGTGCAAAGCACAAAGTCAAACTATATGGAATTTACTTTCATTATTGTATCCATCTAGATTATCATATAGTAAACGAAAAGTGACAATATTATGATGATTTAATTGTCGTATGAGCATGTAAGATCATTACTGGAGCAGATGTTGAAGTTAACAAAGGACATTAGTGCTAGACCAGAAAACATGCAACAAATTTGTGATTATATTGTTTTCAAGGCATTATCAAAAAACCCAACTTTAAACTTAAATTCCGAACCTATGCAAGTCGTAAAGGATGTTAAAGCAGAGCCACAATGGAGCATAATGATTTTGTTGAAACTGGGCTACAAGTTGAGCATGATGAGTATTTTTATGGAATAGAAATTCCAGATATAATGGATCTTGTTGAACGATATGATTTTGTTATTCCAAAATGGTTTTTATAAAAGTCAAACGTGATGATATATCTCAATAGCTTCCACAAATTCGTCTCTAACGCATATGAGTCCCGTTCGTGGATTGTTGATTCTACTTTATTATAAAACTCGCAAACCGTTGATTCTACTTTATTATAAAACTCACGGCCGAGTTTTTTTTTAAGGGAGAGGAGAATGATCGGAGCATAAAATAATCAATTTATTTGTTAATTActtaatatttttatttagatttaaGTATGTTTTTAATTagtaaatatattatttaattaagaatattttagaaaataaatatatGATAATTAGATATATATGGTAGTAATGAATAGGGAGTTAAGATTAAAATAACTTGTTTTCTTTAATCTTTGAATTTACTTAGTCTCTTAGTTACTTGTTCACCAGGTCTTATGAGTTCTATATAAACAATTGTAATGTTCTTTATCGTATAGAGTTGAATTTTATGAACTGAGTCCGTGATTTTATTGTGTTTTTTGCCGATTCTCCGCAAAGATAGGTAATTATCCCTTATCTACCGTTTTCTAATTGTCCTACATCATTGCATTCATGAGCTCTCTCTTACTACCTGGGGCAGAGAAGTTTAATGCTCTCAAACATTGAGTACCATGGTAAGTAGAACTACTACGTCATACTTGAGAAGACGAAAATAATAGATGATAAAAGGATTATTATCACAGGTTTACCTGTTTCCAACTACAACTGCTGGTTCTTTCACTATCTCCTTCAGGAAATCCACGATCTCATCCCTCCAGACCACTGCATCATAGTCCACAAGTGCTTTGTCACTCCAACCAAATCCTAACAAGTCTATAGCGTAAACCTTGTACCGTTTAGATAATTCAGGTATGTTGTACCTATAAAAGGAAGAACGAGAGGATCATATTAAAAGGTAAGAAAATCACTCTCTAAAATATTAGTAGTTCAACAACAAGATGATCCTCAATTCAAGCATTGATAGTGGTTCAATGTGCACATTCCACAATCAGGTTCCCAAAACCTAATTAGTCTAGAAAAAAGAATACAACCAGAAATATTTAGCCTCTAAAACACGAAGCTGAAGATAACTGTACGTGATATGAAAACAAAGGCTGATTTGTTGCAGGGTATATATGTAGGGAAGAAAATGAAATAGACAAACCTCCAATGATATGCAGAAGCACCAAAACCATGGATAAGAAGGATTGGAAAGCCTTCACCTTGTTGTACATAATGTATTTTGTGACCTCGCCAAATCCAGAAATTGTAACCTTCTGGTTTGAATGGCAATCTCTCCAATGCTACATGATAAACATTCAAGTATGACGCGTCCAACTAAAGAGAGGGTACATTACAACTAAGATGTATGgaattttataatattatttaagaCATGCTTCATTGGTGAGTGAAGAAAGGGGGGGGGGACCTTGAACAGGTTGAGAAACAAAAGAAGAGGGGGGCATTATAGAAGCTCCAGCAACAACAATTCCCCTCAAAGAAAACCCCCTTCTATTTACTTGGGATTTGCTTGCTTGAAAAACAACACAAAACCAAACCATAAAATACGAAACACATGTAGTAATAGTTATGTAAATAAACAATACAAACATGTAGTAAAACATTTTAAGTAGGAAAGGATGAAGGGGGGGCTTACTAAACGTGTGGAAtgtaggaggaggaggaggaggcgGCGGCAAATTGAGGTCGTTGGGGTTGAACAACAACGACTGGGTGGACTTACTATGTAAACACGAATAcaacatcatcatcatcctgGTGGAATCCTAAACACAAACCCCACCTCCTCCTCCCCTAAATTAGATTATTTTAGGAAGTTATTACAGACAACAACAATGTTGTAGTAGTGGTAGTTGTAGGATACTAGTAGTCTAGTACTATTATTATCAATGGGGATTCTATATTACACGTGTGGTGTATACTGTTTTATAGGTTGTGGATGCTTTGTAGCCACCCAAACCACCCCTCATTTTTATTAACACAACAAATATCTTAGGCCTCTCATTTCAGATTACTTTACTTTAATTTCTTATTTAATAAAAACCTGAAATTAATAGCTCATTGGATGTGTCCAGTTAAGAATGTAATTACATTAAATTAGAAATTTTGCCCGCAAAGGTTTATAATTgagaaaattatattattaaattaaatttattgtTGTAAATACGGTAATAAAATGAACATACATAAATGAATGGAAAAATGCTATAGTAATGTAAAAAATGTATTATAGAATTAGGGAGATGAGTATTAGAGAGTCCATCGGGTCGAATTTTATCCGGACTTTAAAAACCCGATTTTTCTGAAAACGGATCGGGACGGGCTTTTTTAAAAATCGGGTCGGGCCGAGCCGGGCTACCTAAAAAATATCTGGCCCATTTTAGGCCcgcgggccgggccgggcttcCTATAAAATATCTGGCCCGTTTTAGGCCCGCGGGCGGGGCCGGATCGGACCGAACTGGAATTTATCCGtactttttatttatatattaaaaaatattttaatattttataactcgaataatgagtagtttaaatattggagaaaataatatcttgatatatctgataaactaatttagacaccgaaataaataatgtaatatataaataatcatatataccttaatttcttctaatattataatataatatttaaaaaataataaaaagtattgtatatttttaaatatagaAGAAATTCGGATTTTTAATCGGGCTTTTCAAAAAGCTAAGGCTTTTATTTGGGCCGAACCAGGCTTTTATCCGGGATTTTTTGGATCCGGGCTTTTATTCGGCCTTTTTTAAATCCGAACTTTTATCCGGGCTTTTCGGGTTTCGGGTCGGACCGGATTTTTGAGGAAAAAGGAGACCCATTTAAGGCCCGCGGGCCGGGCCGAACCTTTTCGGGCTATTTTCCGGATCGGCCTTTTCGGGTTTTTTTGCGGATCGGATCAGATTTCGGGCTACGGATTTTTTAAACATCTCTGATGAGCATATTGAGTATATTCTGGTTAAAATGTTTATGATATATTAATATAGTTAAGTAGTAAAATTACAATATAccttaattttttttttccatAATTGATAAACGCACTGAAATTTTAGAAGTTTTATCGTCTTGGACATaaattgatataaaatatatcccaaccatgtaaataaataatattaaagtTATTGAGAATAAGTAACACAATTAAAAAGAAGATAAAATTAGTGGCATTGGCATAACTTATAAGTAGAAAAACAAATAATTTAATGCAcatttgggaaatcttaaaataaataacttataacttaaaatgaataagggacttataagtgataagtagatggatacttataagttaaataagtgtttggttaaatgtcagaatttttttttttacttaattgagctaaaataaataaattttaaacacaattatcttaattcatatatttttaattagaAAGACGtgtaaaaacataaattttaaaacaaaagttaataaaaaacaaaacaaacaaatcaaaatAAGTTCAGAAAAAGTACGTTGTTACTGACATTCAatttatcagcttataagttctaaattcaacttataagttacGTCGACAAACACTTATCGATAAGTACTTACGGGCTTATAAGCAAATAAGTTGCTTATTTTGTTCGGCCAAACAGGCCCTTACTTTAATTTGAAGATGGTTGGAAAGTTAGAGGTTGACTATAGTTAATAGCGTCTTGGGCTTTGTCTAAATTGGcctattttttaataaataaaaaaagtGTAAACAAAAAAAAGAGTGTGCAGGATCTTTTTGAACAACATAATCAAACCGTTTAACCCAACGCCTCTATTGGAAATTGTAACTGCAGCAACCATTGTCTCATCTCCATCTTCACATCACTGTCTTTGGACCACATCTGTAAAAACTTAattttttgacatcggtaaaaggACTTAATGAATAGTTATATTACGGTTTATTAAAAAAACTTTTTCGACCACACCACATATGAGTATTTAATTTAAGTTTCCGAGTTAATATTATGTTATATATaataaatgagtgtatgtaaaagtcgttaGTTTTCAGAGAAAATCAATAGTTCAAATGACCTTATTTTACGAGCCATCGAGAAATACGAGAATTACACTACGACCATGAGAATTATAAGaattaaaatttcataaatataaCCAATTCCAAGTACAAGAAATAACAAGGAATTTACGATAAAAGGATTTATGACGCCAAATATTTTCGAGAAACAACAGAACTTGCGAAAGGAAATTAAGTATTAAGCGTATGTTGGCAAGTTGGAAAAGTAGTACATCCATGCACACTATGCAACTAGAATATTAAAAGTTAACCAATGCACTTAGGAAGCCAAATGGGAAGTACAAAATCCAAACTATGCTAGTTAGTAGAAAAGTACAAGGAATAGTGAGTAAATAGTGTAAAATATGGTTGTAGCTTGTAAAACACACACAAGGAAGCTTCCCACTGATATGATTTTATATCCTTACAAACACTTATACAAATCATTATATCACATAAAACAAGTGCAATaaagcaaaacttcttttctccTCCATTTTCTTCCTTTTGGTCATTCAAGAACACAAATAaaagaaaaattcaaaactcaCATTCTACTCATTCAAAACTAACCAAATTTTTATCACACCTCCTTCATATCATGGATAAGTCAAGTAACAAATGTGAAGCTCATCCAAGGGAGTTTTcaattttagaaaaatgtttgaagtcgagggtgaatagtaactccaaTTACTTTTTGTTTACTTGATTTTCCATGGAAGATTAAGACTCCTAAAATTAAACCAATCTCTCTACACGGGTATTATGCCCTTATTAAGTTTTAACAAGCTCCGAGAAAGGTATAAATATCATCCACTCTTTGATTTACTTGAGATATAAGTTTGAGTTTAAGATATATTCATGTTTTTCTGGATTCATGGAGTTTGGATTATGAATGATGATTGCTTGATGATTATTTATTGTGAGTTTATGTTGGTAAAATTTACATAGATCTTATAAACTGAACTTGtaagaaatattttgtatttaaggaTTGGGTTGTGTTAAATGGATTTAACATATTTAAATCGGAAATCGTTACGCGTATAGACCTTATAATGTTTGTATACCATTAGGACTGTTTTGGAGCATAATTCtgaattataaaatatatatttttgaacACCAATGAATATGAGTGTAAATAATTTGTTTATAGTTTGTAACCATATAAAAATCGTGTCGAGATGATTTACGGGTTAGGAGAAAAGTTCATTTTAGTGAACATGGTCGAGAAAACCATACTACTACCTAGTGCTGACTTTGAGGGTATAATTGAGGCTTTAAACATtatttaaaattatgaaaattgtACAGTAGCTGAATTATGTAGGGAGGAAGCcttatttaaaattttatctaaagatgttaatttttcaattttataaaaaagtCGGAGCGAAGGTCGCGCAAGGGGAGAGTACCAAAAATAACAGCAGCGTAGCCACTGTCTATAAACTGTTGCTTCGGGATTTTTAGCACCCTTCCCAGAAAACAAATTTCAAGTAATCtattctaaattttgtctagatcgtgCACGTGAAAATGGTGCATcgattgagttaacggtttgagagaaatcaatgttttagtgaaagcgatataaatagtaaaactccgtagttgaccaaacttttaaaatatttttcacctatttaaatcCATTTTATCAAAGTGAAAATTTTATGATAAATAGTGAATACACTAAAAAAACTCcttgaggtggtttcgtattaaaatattaattattcaatttattaaaaatattagagTGCGAGTggcgtaatagtaacattcggtaaagtcaactcaGGAGACCACTTTGACCGCCCATTTTTTCCAAGGATTGGTAGTTATTTTAAGTTGGTCGAATATCAAAAATTGTAAAGTATTatacttattagaaatataagtcgttgatgggattaggaatactgattaagattatgatatttgttgattagaaaatcccggaacgagaggaagtcggaaaacgtatcttggactccggACAAGTTTTCACGCCCTACCTTTttaaactgttgtgttgtgtttattttcaaaaaattgggatatatacatgatgttgtatTACGATGTTTTACGGATTATGacatataatatcatacgatatattaatgattttggtataagAATATTATCggatttcaatcgataacgctagagagtagcgttgtataaatgaggtgtatattttagaccgatGATCGGTCATTATAAGTTGATGAAAATCTGGAAGTATTCTAAAgatgttttatttaagaatattaacgctagcgagtagcgtcacatatattttagaccgagagtcgatcagtataatttatttaaaaaccTGGAAATATTctggagatgttttggacgagtAAAGTCCGTATCTATTTTATttcaagggactcgatgtcctcttgcgAAATATGAAATATctctaatttatataaaataattttcaaagatcgtattccaTCAACTATATTTAACTACTCGAACAATGATTATTATTTCAGATATTAATTTAAAAAGGAGAAGTATTCTCCgatgattattttattttaaattcaattatttaatatttattaaagattaatttaatttcttaaacataaattagttgaggaatattatttcaaatattcttttaaaatcgAATTATTCgaagtttaattatttaataattattatttatttattaaatatttattaaatgatttatatgatttataaatcataaaagctattttaaaatatattctgAGTCCCAGGAAATCATTCTAATATtttcggatcgtcgaaaaatattatctcagcgtattttaaatatttgactatagtgtcaaactaaactccccctcatttatttatctgttgacaatggtcaactcacattatcttagtacttccttcgaaaattctttgaagtacatatatatacataagatgagttgtgcctatcaataagcaaaatacttggggaacttcgatgcaGTTCGAGTTTTtggtatatgataggattcttcaAAGGACAAGcaggggtagactctagtactttGTGTACTGGATCGACTACAGGCCTGCCACATGTAAATATATGAAGTATGCGGAAAGCCCTGATGTATTGGCCAAACATAATatgcccgaatgcggcaagggtgacaATTGGATGTATAGGAGACGTCCTTCTAGATGTAgagaataataaatatttacCGTTATACGACTCATCATCGTATTTCGGGGGCTCTGGTAAATGTcttattcttccaattagaattcatatgcaatactgtaacccaagcctatgTGCTGGGTTTACTTGAAAGGTATTCACATAATTATTAAGTCAATCAAAAATATGGTTTTgaaaaggtgtgtatcaccagaaaaactacttttgaataaatatatatccttatacggattaatataatttcttttaCAATCTTTTCATACTGTTCATTATCGTGGTTGAACATTATTGCCCACTCTTGCTTTTTGTAAAATTTTACAACACAATAGATAATCAAATATGCTGGTGTGGAACTTAGTCGCTTGCAATCATGGGGAGAAGCCCTTGCAGCCTTGTCTTAGGCGGGACAGAAtattcagataggtataagatattattagtaattattgtaacttcatgtagaggttacgtATAATTGATCGAGATTCTGTATAGTACATTTAAGTTGTAATAAAaaaagattacattttgtacatcgtttctaagactataacttgtgtgtgtgtatgtgtgagattgggggtcgGTGATATAAAATTATTGGATTTTTGAGTTAATACaggttatacatgattgaaggattgcgtgacgacccaaaTTCCtcaccccggatttgggggcgttacaacaTCTGCATGTATGAACACAATAATCTTGCTATTGCTTCCTTGTAAAGTTGtgtattttatattgtatttTGGTGTTCTTAACGTAAGGCTTTGGTGGTACTGCGCACTAAATGACTGTTATAAATTTTGAGCATACCAAATTATATGTTGACGCAGTTTTAGTGTTTGATAATAATTAGTATCCAATGTTACAGGCCGATGAGTAGATTTTGAGTCACAATGTTTGAGAAATGCCTGAATAAAAGTTATTATTATGCCATAATTTGCATCATACATTATTTTATTGGTGAATGATATGTAGTAACTTGCTGAACTGAAACATTTCTTATTAGATATGGAGGAAATTCCAACTTTCAAAAAACTACTAACAGCGGCAGATTGTTCTTCAAACAATTTGGTTAGTTTTCCAGCCAACatttattttgtaaaatatatattattgtGAATTACAAAAATATTAACCTGTTTGTTTGCTTGATGACATAAAATGTAAACATTTCAGATCTTGCCTCATGAATTATCTTTGTTACACGGTTCTGATATCCCACATGGAGTAAAGATCGTTGCACGCAATGGGTACACCGCGTGGTTGGACCATAATAAGGAGGAGGAGTGTTTTCAAGGCATGGATCATTTTTTCCAGTATCTATTTATCAAGGATGGTGAGACGCTTGTATTTGAACATATGGGGGGTTTTGAGATCAGAGTAAGGGTATATAACATGTTTGGTTGCGAAAATAGGTATCCAAGAATGCATACTTCTTATCTTGCTGAAAGGGATGGTACGTATTTCATTTTTAATTAATCTTAAGTTCTCTGTTGAATCTAATATGATAGAATTATAAGTAGTGTATTGTAATTGTCTATTTCTGTAGTTTTAGTTGATCACCGTGGTTGAAGTTTTATTCGACAGCTATCTTGCGGACGAAAAATATAAGATTCTATTGTAAGTTACCTTACTGATTAATATGAGCCTCAAATTAGCCTAAATCATAATTAATGTGGAATTAATCAGACCGGATACAGTCCAATAATAGAGCCCAATAAATGAGGCTCGAAGCcttgtttatttattaatttcataattaataaataggttGAAATAACAGCTAATTGAGTATATCCAATAGAGGATAAAATTCTTTATTGAGTGGCCTCCAAGACGCCTAAACCAACAAGGAATCTGTTTCCTACGTTTTAAGACTCCAACATCTATTCTATGACGGAGACTTATTCATCAAGTTTCCTAACCCTAATCTAATTCAAGGACATCCAATGTCTATATAGAGGGTTTTACCCCATCACAAAGAACTACAtatttggcttgattctctaaattcacagagatacgtaagCATCTTGTGAAGGCAGATTTAAGCTACAAAACACAAGCGCAACCATTAAAAGCCTTGAGCTCTAgaaaccctagc carries:
- the LOC141689928 gene encoding pheophytinase, chloroplastic isoform X1 produces the protein MMMMLYSCLHSKSTQSLLFNPNDLNLPPPPPPPPTFHTFTSKSQVNRRGFSLRGIVVAGASIMPPSSFVSQPVQALERLPFKPEGYNFWIWRGHKIHYVQQGEGFPILLIHGFGASAYHWRYNIPELSKRYKVYAIDLLGFGWSDKALVDYDAVVWRDEIVDFLKEIVKEPAVVVGNSLGGFTALLTAEALPEQVIGVALLNSAGQFGSPVDETIEPEESAFQTTILKPVKDIFQRVLLGFLFWQAKQPARIVSVLKSVYKNTTNVDDYLVDSIIKPATDPNAGEVYYRLMTRFMSNQRKYTLDSVLSNLSCPLLLLWGDLDPWVGPAKAISIKEFYPKTSVVNLQAGHCPHDEVPELVNKGLIDWMSSLQFTSPVKSL
- the LOC141689928 gene encoding pheophytinase, chloroplastic isoform X2, with the protein product MMMMLYSCLHSKSTQSLLFNPNDLNLPPPPPPPPTFHTFTLERLPFKPEGYNFWIWRGHKIHYVQQGEGFPILLIHGFGASAYHWRYNIPELSKRYKVYAIDLLGFGWSDKALVDYDAVVWRDEIVDFLKEIVKEPAVVVGNSLGGFTALLTAEALPEQVIGVALLNSAGQFGSPVDETIEPEESAFQTTILKPVKDIFQRVLLGFLFWQAKQPARIVSVLKSVYKNTTNVDDYLVDSIIKPATDPNAGEVYYRLMTRFMSNQRKYTLDSVLSNLSCPLLLLWGDLDPWVGPAKAISIKEFYPKTSVVNLQAGHCPHDEVPELVNKGLIDWMSSLQFTSPVKSL